The Paenibacillus sp. MBLB1832 genome has a window encoding:
- the clpC gene encoding ATP-dependent protease ATP-binding subunit ClpC — protein sequence MMFGRFTERAQKVLSLAQEEAVRLGHNNIGTEHILLGLIREGEGIAAKALVALGLGLEKIQDEVESLIGRGQEQPTNIAYTPRAKKVIELSMDEARKLGHTYVGTEHILLGLIREGEGVAARVLNNLGVSLNKARQQVLQLLGSSETVSPSHGTNPNVNTPTLDGLARDLTAYAKEGHLDPVIGRSKEIERVIQVLSRRTKNNPVLIGEPGVGKTAIAEGLAQKIINNEIPETLKDKRVMTLDMGSVVAGTKYRGEFEDRLKKIMDEIRQAGNIVLFIDELHTLIGAGGAEGAIDASNILKPALARGELQCIGATTLDEYRKYIEKDAALERRFQPITVDQPSPEEAIQILYGLRDRYEAHHRVKITDAAIQEAVKLSDRYITDRFLPDKAIDLIDEASSKVRLRSYTTPPSLKQLENKLENIRKEKDAAVQSQEFEKAAGLRDTEQKLREELDSTKNEWKEKQGRLDTEVTPDDIAQIVASWTGIPVSKLAEEETERLLKMEDILHERVIGQEEAVKAVSRAIRRARAGLKDPKRPMGSFIFLGPTGVGKTELARALAESLFGDDNAVVRIDMSEYMEKHSTSRLVGAPPGYVGYEEGGQLTEKVRRKPYSVVLLDEIEKAHPEVFNILLQVLEDGRLTDSKGRTVDFRNTIIIMTSNVGADTIKKNSSLGFTASIDAGKDYNNMKDKVMGELKKSFRPEFLNRIDEIIVFHSLDEKHIAQIVSLMADDLRKRLKEQEVDFLLTDKAKLFLAKEGFDPTYGARPLRRAIQKHIEDRLSEELLKGNISKGDSLTIDENEGELVVQKGEGVATK from the coding sequence GAGGGCAAGAGCAACCAACGAACATCGCCTATACGCCTCGAGCGAAGAAAGTGATTGAGCTTTCGATGGATGAAGCGAGAAAATTAGGTCACACGTATGTGGGGACTGAACATATTTTATTAGGCCTAATTCGTGAAGGTGAAGGGGTAGCCGCAAGAGTTCTTAACAACTTGGGTGTCTCCTTGAATAAAGCACGTCAGCAGGTTCTACAGCTTTTGGGCAGCAGCGAGACAGTGTCGCCAAGTCACGGCACGAATCCAAATGTGAACACGCCTACATTAGATGGGTTGGCAAGGGATTTGACGGCGTATGCGAAAGAAGGGCATTTGGACCCTGTTATCGGGCGTAGCAAGGAAATCGAGCGGGTTATTCAAGTATTGAGCCGCAGAACGAAAAACAATCCGGTGCTAATCGGTGAGCCAGGTGTCGGTAAAACAGCGATCGCGGAAGGTCTTGCTCAGAAGATTATCAACAATGAGATTCCTGAGACGTTAAAAGATAAACGTGTCATGACGCTCGACATGGGTTCTGTTGTTGCAGGAACGAAATATCGCGGCGAGTTCGAGGATCGCCTCAAAAAGATTATGGATGAAATTCGTCAAGCCGGTAATATTGTATTGTTCATTGATGAATTGCACACCTTGATCGGTGCGGGCGGCGCGGAAGGCGCGATTGACGCTTCCAATATTCTAAAACCAGCCTTAGCTCGTGGCGAGCTGCAATGCATCGGGGCTACGACACTGGATGAGTACCGTAAATATATCGAGAAGGATGCTGCGCTGGAGCGTCGTTTCCAACCAATTACGGTGGATCAACCTTCGCCAGAAGAGGCGATTCAAATTTTGTACGGTCTGCGTGATCGCTACGAGGCGCACCACCGTGTGAAAATCACGGATGCCGCGATTCAAGAGGCGGTTAAATTGTCGGATCGTTACATTACGGATCGTTTCCTTCCCGATAAAGCAATTGATTTGATCGACGAAGCGAGCTCCAAGGTGAGATTGCGTTCCTACACAACGCCGCCATCCTTGAAGCAACTTGAGAATAAACTAGAGAACATTCGTAAGGAGAAAGACGCGGCTGTCCAAAGTCAGGAGTTCGAGAAAGCAGCAGGCCTTCGTGATACGGAGCAAAAGCTTCGTGAAGAGCTAGACTCAACGAAGAACGAGTGGAAAGAGAAGCAAGGTCGTCTGGATACGGAAGTAACACCAGATGACATCGCTCAAATCGTGGCAAGCTGGACGGGAATTCCGGTAAGTAAGCTGGCTGAAGAAGAGACAGAGCGTTTGCTCAAAATGGAAGACATTCTTCATGAACGCGTCATCGGGCAAGAAGAAGCGGTTAAAGCGGTAAGCCGTGCTATCCGCCGCGCAAGAGCTGGTTTGAAAGATCCTAAGCGACCAATGGGCTCCTTCATCTTCCTTGGACCTACGGGTGTAGGTAAGACAGAGCTTGCACGCGCACTGGCTGAATCACTCTTCGGTGATGACAATGCGGTAGTTCGTATTGATATGTCTGAGTATATGGAGAAACATTCGACTTCCCGTTTGGTCGGAGCGCCTCCAGGGTATGTCGGTTATGAAGAAGGCGGTCAACTGACAGAGAAAGTTCGTCGTAAGCCGTATTCGGTGGTGCTTCTCGATGAAATTGAGAAAGCACATCCAGAGGTTTTTAACATCCTTCTGCAAGTGTTGGAAGATGGTCGGTTGACGGATTCCAAAGGACGTACTGTGGATTTCCGTAACACAATCATTATCATGACGTCCAACGTTGGCGCGGATACGATTAAGAAGAACTCCTCGCTTGGTTTCACGGCATCCATCGATGCAGGCAAAGACTACAACAACATGAAAGATAAAGTGATGGGCGAGTTGAAGAAGAGCTTCCGTCCTGAGTTCCTGAACCGGATCGATGAAATCATTGTCTTCCACTCTTTGGATGAGAAGCATATCGCTCAAATCGTTAGCTTGATGGCAGATGACCTGCGCAAACGTCTGAAAGAGCAAGAAGTGGACTTCTTGCTGACAGATAAAGCGAAGTTGTTCCTAGCGAAGGAAGGATTTGACCCGACCTATGGAGCGCGTCCTCTGCGTAGAGCGATTCAGAAGCACATTGAAGATCGCTTATCCGAAGAGTTGCTGAAAGGCAATATTTCAAAAGGTGATTCGCTTACAATTGATGAAAATGAAGGCGAACTCGTCGTTCAGAAGGGCGAAGGCGTTGCTACGAAATAA